The following are from one region of the Rosistilla carotiformis genome:
- a CDS encoding NUDIX hydrolase — MPTNQPVELPLPVQPMTRLGEQRSRTRSAYNQASVGLAYGRHAGPVPGDARQAAVLIMLAWDGAQWNLPLTKRPTSLRHHGGQICFPGGRLEAGESAVEAAVREFDEELGIVPDDLQILGRLSTMHVYASHNVVTPIVATTRQTMQFRLDPVEVAQAIMLPWDALTDESRWTMRSMQRPIFRNREVVDSFTFRYRALQFGEHLIWGATAMMLAELCQVGYR, encoded by the coding sequence ATGCCAACAAACCAACCCGTCGAACTGCCGCTGCCCGTGCAACCGATGACCCGCTTAGGGGAACAACGGTCGCGAACGCGGAGCGCTTACAACCAAGCATCGGTCGGGCTCGCTTACGGACGCCACGCCGGACCGGTTCCGGGAGACGCGCGGCAAGCGGCTGTCCTTATCATGTTGGCATGGGACGGGGCGCAATGGAACCTACCGCTGACCAAACGCCCGACCAGCCTGCGACATCACGGCGGGCAGATCTGTTTCCCCGGCGGCCGCTTGGAAGCGGGTGAATCGGCGGTGGAGGCGGCGGTTCGCGAGTTCGACGAGGAACTGGGGATCGTCCCGGACGATTTGCAGATCCTGGGGCGGTTGTCGACGATGCATGTCTACGCCAGCCATAACGTCGTCACGCCGATCGTTGCGACGACGCGGCAGACGATGCAATTCCGGCTGGATCCGGTGGAGGTCGCCCAGGCGATCATGCTCCCCTGGGACGCGTTGACCGATGAATCGCGTTGGACGATGCGGAGTATGCAGCGGCCGATCTTTCGCAACCGCGAGGTTGTCGATTCGTTTACGTTCCGATATCGGGCGCTGCAATTTGGCGAGCACCTGATCTGGGGAGCGACCGCGATGATGCTGGCCGAACTGTGCCAGGTCGGTTACCGGTAA
- a CDS encoding amino acid aminotransferase, whose product MFETIQTAPPDSILGLSEAFQKDPNPAKINLSVGVYKDTSGQTPVLRCVKQAEETLLKTETTKGYLGIDGLPEYRQHVHGLVFGEQVPASQVAVVQTPGGTGALRVAADFIATQLRPARVWLSNPTWANHNAIFAAAGVQVETYSYLNAEKTGLDFDSMLDDLKTKSHNGDVVLLHACCHNPTGVDPTAEQWAQIAEVVRERGLLPLVDFAYQGFGQGITEDAVGIRTLLETCDEMLVASSFSKNFGLYSERVGGLSLVAKNPEEATAAMSQLKCIVRTNYSNPPRHGGAIVATVLGNPELTATWHEEVAEMRDRIAAMRSQFVTQMHQRQSKRDFSFLLSQSGMFSFSGLNPMQVDQLRNEYAIYIVGSGRINVAGMTDENLPRLCDAVAAVL is encoded by the coding sequence ATGTTCGAAACGATCCAAACCGCGCCTCCCGACTCGATCCTTGGTCTCTCGGAAGCATTCCAAAAAGATCCCAATCCCGCCAAGATCAACCTCAGCGTTGGTGTATATAAGGATACGTCGGGACAAACGCCCGTCTTGCGGTGCGTTAAACAGGCTGAAGAAACGCTGCTGAAGACCGAAACGACCAAGGGTTATCTGGGTATCGATGGCTTGCCGGAGTATCGCCAGCACGTCCATGGATTGGTATTTGGCGAACAAGTTCCCGCGTCGCAAGTCGCCGTTGTGCAGACACCGGGCGGAACGGGTGCGCTGCGCGTCGCGGCCGACTTTATCGCCACGCAACTACGCCCCGCCCGCGTCTGGCTGTCGAACCCAACCTGGGCTAACCACAATGCCATTTTTGCGGCGGCCGGAGTGCAGGTGGAGACCTACAGCTACCTCAACGCCGAAAAGACCGGGCTTGATTTCGACAGCATGCTGGACGACCTGAAGACGAAATCGCACAACGGGGACGTCGTCCTGCTGCACGCCTGCTGCCACAACCCGACGGGGGTTGATCCGACAGCCGAACAATGGGCTCAGATAGCCGAAGTCGTACGCGAGCGTGGCCTGCTGCCATTGGTCGATTTCGCCTACCAAGGCTTCGGCCAAGGGATCACCGAAGACGCCGTTGGCATTCGCACGCTGCTGGAAACTTGCGACGAGATGTTGGTCGCTAGCTCCTTCTCAAAAAACTTTGGGCTCTACAGCGAACGCGTCGGCGGACTGTCTTTGGTCGCGAAAAACCCCGAAGAAGCCACCGCGGCAATGAGCCAGCTGAAGTGCATCGTCCGCACGAACTACAGCAACCCGCCGCGTCATGGGGGAGCGATCGTTGCGACGGTCTTGGGCAATCCGGAACTGACTGCAACCTGGCACGAAGAGGTCGCCGAGATGCGGGACCGGATCGCTGCGATGCGTAGCCAGTTTGTGACGCAGATGCACCAGCGGCAGAGCAAGCGGGACTTTTCGTTCCTGCTGTCGCAGAGCGGCATGTTCTCGTTCAGCGGTCTGAACCCGATGCAGGTCGACCAGTTGCGGAACGAATACGC